The following proteins are co-located in the Candidatus Thermoplasmatota archaeon genome:
- a CDS encoding ATP-dependent DNA ligase: protein METTFASLCSVCDALAREPSRLAKARRVADFLRGLSPAEIAPAGNLLVGRPLSPTDARALAVGTAALRERRGPLQATLSGEPLTVLAVWRAFDELANVSGPASRRRRERALEGLFARADERERPWLWAILGGEMRHGVHDGIVLDGVQLATGCDRLVLDRAHQLLGDVGEVARLAVVEGCDATRRVGLRLFVPVRPMLAVATADLAEALSEGTQRFALEAKLDGVRLQLHRQGRASRVFTRRLTDVTASFPEAVSLAEQLSADAFVVEGEAVALSPDGRPRPFQDLSRRTVRRHGVETTARDVPVRVHLFDALRIGEESLLDRPYEERFAALLAIAPAESLVPHARPRSFGEAEAFYRASLAEGHEGVVAKLLDAPYAPGVRGGAWRKVKAAATLDAVILAAEWGSGRRRGWLSNYHLGVRAADGAWAMVGKTYQGPTDALFEELTERLAAIAVTEEPWGVRVRPEIVVEIEYNDIQRSPRYESGHALRFARIARLRDDKRPEEASTLDDVRTLARAGGSPGRDAARLAERPRAPDDSAI, encoded by the coding sequence GTGGAGACGACGTTTGCCTCGCTGTGCTCCGTGTGCGACGCCCTCGCGCGGGAGCCTTCTCGCCTCGCCAAGGCGCGCCGGGTCGCCGACTTCCTTCGCGGCCTTTCGCCCGCCGAGATCGCGCCGGCGGGGAACCTCCTCGTCGGGCGCCCCCTTTCTCCGACCGACGCCCGCGCGCTTGCGGTGGGGACGGCGGCGCTGCGCGAGCGTCGCGGACCCCTCCAAGCCACGCTTTCCGGGGAGCCCCTCACGGTGCTTGCCGTCTGGCGGGCCTTCGACGAACTCGCCAACGTCTCCGGGCCCGCGTCGCGGCGTCGCCGCGAGCGCGCGCTCGAAGGGCTGTTCGCCCGCGCCGACGAGCGCGAGCGGCCGTGGCTTTGGGCCATCCTGGGGGGCGAGATGCGGCACGGCGTCCACGACGGCATCGTGCTCGACGGCGTTCAGCTTGCCACGGGCTGCGACCGCTTGGTCCTCGATCGCGCGCACCAGCTGCTCGGCGACGTCGGCGAGGTGGCCCGCCTTGCCGTCGTGGAGGGCTGCGATGCGACCCGGCGCGTGGGACTTCGGCTCTTCGTTCCCGTCCGGCCCATGCTTGCCGTGGCCACCGCGGACCTCGCGGAGGCGCTTTCGGAGGGCACGCAGCGGTTTGCGCTCGAGGCCAAGCTCGACGGCGTCCGCCTGCAGCTGCATCGTCAGGGGCGCGCCTCGCGCGTCTTCACGCGGCGACTCACGGACGTGACGGCAAGCTTTCCCGAGGCCGTTTCCCTCGCGGAGCAGCTTTCCGCCGACGCGTTTGTCGTCGAGGGCGAGGCCGTGGCGCTTTCGCCCGACGGTCGTCCGCGCCCGTTCCAGGACCTCTCGCGCCGCACGGTGCGCCGGCACGGCGTGGAAACGACCGCCCGTGACGTTCCCGTCCGCGTGCACCTCTTCGACGCGCTGCGGATCGGCGAGGAGAGCCTTCTCGACCGCCCCTACGAGGAGCGCTTCGCCGCGCTTTTGGCAATCGCCCCGGCCGAGTCGCTCGTCCCGCACGCGCGCCCCCGCTCCTTCGGCGAGGCGGAGGCGTTCTATCGCGCAAGCCTCGCGGAGGGCCACGAAGGCGTCGTGGCAAAGCTCCTCGACGCGCCCTACGCGCCGGGCGTTCGCGGCGGCGCCTGGCGCAAGGTGAAGGCCGCGGCGACGCTTGACGCCGTCATCCTTGCGGCCGAGTGGGGATCCGGACGTCGGCGGGGGTGGCTTTCGAATTACCACCTGGGCGTTCGCGCGGCCGACGGCGCGTGGGCCATGGTGGGAAAGACGTACCAGGGACCCACCGACGCGCTCTTCGAAGAGCTCACGGAGCGCCTGGCCGCGATCGCCGTGACCGAGGAACCCTGGGGGGTCCGCGTCCGGCCGGAGATCGTCGTCGAGATCGAATACAACGACATCCAGCGCAGCCCCCGCTACGAGTCCGGCCACGCGCTTCGATTCGCGCGCATCGCCCGCCTACGAGACGACAAGCGGCCCGAGGAAGCATCCACCCTCGACGACGTGCGGACGTTGGCGCGCGCGGGCGGTTCGCCCGGCCGGGACGCCGCCCGCTTGGCCGAACGTCCCCGAGCCCCCGACGATTCCGCTATATAA
- a CDS encoding class I SAM-dependent methyltransferase, which yields MAVPFPEGFPRIPDEPWTRAPVDEFARRYDALGGHSWYANLEPTVAAAAPLARDGGVLVDYSCGTGLFLERLLRAAGDEAFGAVNVDSSAKFLRLALEKRRDDPRAAFRLLRMDHGQQRLQYLHEVLGPLVGKVAAIVSTNAMHLYYDLDATVASWARCLRPGGLVLAQSGNVPVEAGAEGSWTLDATVEAVARAAESVVREDAAYARWRATLADPSRRSAYLALRRKYFLPPRPLSAYRLAMEGAGLRVESVERRPVTVRVDEWAQFLDVYHEGILGWVGGSEKVDGKPASDEDVRARRTLLRRAVERVFSDRPTFEATWTYVTARSPLG from the coding sequence ATGGCCGTCCCGTTCCCCGAGGGTTTCCCGCGCATCCCGGACGAGCCGTGGACGCGCGCACCCGTGGACGAGTTCGCCCGCCGCTACGACGCGCTGGGGGGCCACAGCTGGTACGCGAACCTGGAGCCCACCGTGGCCGCTGCGGCGCCGTTGGCGCGAGACGGCGGCGTGCTCGTGGACTACTCGTGTGGGACAGGATTGTTCCTCGAGAGGCTGCTGCGCGCGGCCGGCGATGAGGCCTTCGGCGCCGTGAACGTCGACTCGTCCGCGAAGTTCCTCCGGCTTGCCCTGGAAAAGCGGCGCGACGATCCTCGCGCGGCCTTCCGCCTCCTGCGCATGGACCACGGCCAGCAGCGGCTCCAGTACCTCCACGAGGTCCTTGGCCCACTTGTGGGGAAGGTCGCGGCGATCGTCTCGACGAACGCGATGCACCTGTACTACGACCTCGACGCCACCGTCGCCTCCTGGGCTCGCTGCCTGCGGCCAGGCGGTCTCGTGCTTGCCCAATCGGGAAACGTGCCGGTGGAAGCCGGGGCCGAGGGATCGTGGACCCTCGACGCGACCGTGGAGGCCGTCGCGCGAGCGGCCGAGTCGGTCGTCCGCGAGGACGCGGCGTACGCGCGATGGCGCGCGACGCTTGCCGATCCCTCGCGCCGCTCGGCGTACCTCGCGCTGCGCCGCAAGTACTTCCTGCCGCCGCGGCCGCTGTCCGCGTACCGTCTGGCGATGGAGGGGGCGGGCCTTCGCGTCGAGTCCGTGGAACGAAGGCCCGTCACCGTTCGCGTGGACGAGTGGGCGCAGTTCCTGGACGTCTACCACGAAGGAATCCTGGGATGGGTCGGCGGCTCCGAGAAGGTCGACGGAAAGCCCGCGTCCGACGAGGACGTGCGGGCGAGGCGGACGCTGTTGCGGCGCGCCGTGGAACGCGTTTTTTCGGACCGCCCCACGTTCGAGGCCACGTGGACGTACGTCACCGCCCGTTCGCCTCTTGGCTAG
- a CDS encoding DUF72 domain-containing protein, which translates to MAHAWIGASGFAYRHWIDVLYPRGLPASRWLERYAEEFDAVELNVTFYRLPDERTFAQWRKRTPDDFRFVLKGSRMLTHVKKLREPDAWLAFFFERAAVLANKLACVLWQLPPELPKDLSRLESFLAAMPAAARDLRHAFEFRHPSWFSADVYAALERARAEAVLSDWPIEVLAPGQRTRDLSRPVVRAPAPRRFAYVRRHGPHERYRSGYPDALLRSDARWIRRRADEGIEAFVFYNNDRGGHAVRNARTLARYVGAKAPTTRRRAPYRVSTDSSRSSTGENPGNHDATSVALA; encoded by the coding sequence ATGGCGCACGCATGGATCGGAGCGTCGGGCTTCGCCTACCGTCACTGGATCGACGTTCTCTATCCGCGAGGCCTTCCCGCGTCCCGATGGCTCGAGCGCTACGCGGAGGAGTTCGACGCCGTCGAGCTGAACGTCACGTTCTACCGGCTCCCCGACGAGCGGACCTTCGCGCAATGGCGAAAGCGGACGCCCGACGACTTCCGTTTCGTCCTCAAGGGAAGCCGCATGCTCACGCACGTGAAGAAGCTGCGAGAGCCCGACGCCTGGCTTGCCTTCTTCTTCGAGCGCGCCGCCGTCCTCGCGAACAAGCTCGCCTGCGTCCTGTGGCAGCTGCCGCCGGAGCTTCCCAAGGACCTTTCGCGGCTCGAATCGTTCCTCGCGGCCATGCCGGCTGCGGCCCGGGATCTTCGCCACGCCTTCGAGTTCCGGCACCCGAGCTGGTTTTCCGCAGATGTGTACGCGGCCCTCGAGCGAGCGCGCGCGGAAGCCGTGCTTTCCGATTGGCCCATCGAAGTGCTCGCGCCGGGCCAACGCACGCGAGACCTGTCCCGTCCCGTCGTCCGCGCGCCCGCGCCGCGCCGCTTCGCGTACGTGCGCCGGCACGGCCCGCACGAGCGGTATCGGAGCGGGTATCCCGACGCCCTCTTGCGGTCCGACGCGCGATGGATCCGACGCCGCGCGGACGAGGGGATCGAAGCGTTCGTGTTCTACAACAACGATCGCGGCGGCCACGCGGTGCGAAACGCCCGGACGCTTGCCCGCTACGTGGGCGCGAAGGCGCCCACCACGCGGCGGCGCGCGCCGTACCGCGTCTCGACGGACTCCTCCCGAAGCTCGACGGGGGAGAACCCCGGGAACCACGACGCAACCTCCGTGGCGCTCGCGTAG